The genomic segment CGCTGGAAGAGCCGCGTACGGCATGGTCCCGCCACGTTGACCACTGTAATATACCTCAACATCCATTCCCATCTCTCCTTACGACACTTTCCTTCAGTCCGCGATATTGTATGAATGCCCAGTGTCCAAAGTGAACATTTTTGGCGATCACTGTTCCGCAGAAGCGCTTTGCGCATACGATGGCTACAGAAAGGAGTGGTTATATGCCCACCTCACAAATGCCCCTGATCTCCATTATCATTCCTGTAAAAAATGAGGGGGACAATGTGCGTTCTACCATCACTTCCCTTTTGAATACAAGAACGACGTATCCGTATGAAGTGATCGTAGTCGATGATGCCTCAACTGATAATGGTTGTCACTTTTTACAAGGCCAGGGGCAAAATGAAAAAATAAAATTAATCACAACAGAAGGCATTGGTGCTGCAGCAGCACGAAACTTGGGTGTGGATCATGCACGCGGCAACTACTTCATTTTTTGCGATGCCCATCTGTCTTTTGAAAACTTTTGGATCGATCGCATGATGGAGCTCATTCTTACCAAAAAAGCAGATGGCGTTGCTCCGGGAATCGCCTCCATGACGGAGCCCCATAAAATTGGATATGGGCAAAATCTGAATCAAAAGCTCGAGATCACCTGGTATCCAAAGCCAACAGGCCCGGCGCCGGTTGCGATATTGCCTGGGGGATGCTTCCTCGTCACCAGAGAAGCTTTTATGAAGGTTGGGGGTTTTGATCGCGGTTTTCGCATATGGGGATTTGAAGATATCGAGTTTTCCATCAAAATGTGGCTGTTTGGATATACGTGTATGGTCCAGCCATCCGTAAAAATCTTGCATTTGTTTAGGCAAGTCCACCCTTATACAGTTGCGCATGAGCACATTTATTACAATATGCTTCGAATGGCGTACAGCCATTTTAACGAACAACGGATTGAGGGAGCGAAAAAACTTGTACTTTACGCAAATGCGAGCGAAATCACGGATGATGTGCTGACTTGCGGGGCTGCCGCTCAGCGTGTTCGATACGCTGCCCAAAGAAAATTCGACGATAATTGGTTCTTTCAAAAATTTAAAATTCCCTTCTGACAAGATAGTGACCTAAAAAATAGGCGCATGCTCAACATGCCAAACTCCCGTTGCCCACATAGTATGTAACTGCAAAGCAAACTCCCTAGGAAAGGAAGGATTCTTACGGTGAAACATCACGTGAAGCCCATTATGGGTCGCCAGCTCCCTACACCGACGCCTACAGCAACTCCTCCTATATCGAACAACCTGCAGGAAGAGTGCATTCGCGTCAACAAGGTGTACGACTGGGTAGTATTAGCGAACAGCTACCGAAACAAGATTGCCCTTCCCGACGATTGTCAAGCTCTGGTAGACGCTGCAATTCGTGCAGGGCAAGATATCACGCTCTCCTGCGTTGAGCCAGTTTCTCCTGGTCCTACTTGCAGAGTCGTCAGTATTCGCCGCGAGAACATTACAGTCGGTGGGACCACCGTTCGGGTCGGGGTCGTTCGCTTCGTGTTCGGAGCCACTGTACTCGTTCGCGTCTTCGCAGATGGAACGCCTCTCTGCGAATTCACAACAACAGTGCAATTCGATCAGGAAGTCGTTCTCTGCCTGCCTGAACCGCTTGATGAGGACAATATCCTGTGCCGTATCAGCGCTTTCGAATGCTCTCCGACCGGTACCGTTCTCCTCGGCGGCATGGTTCAACTCGACGTCATTGTCTGCGTAGAGATCCAGGTAGAAGCAGAAGTCAAGCTGGAAGTATTAGCGAAATTCTGCGCACCTCGTCCAAACAACATTCCAATTCCATCTCCAACGCCATCTTTCCGTTGCCCGCCGATCACATTCCCACCACAATGCCCACCAATCTTCCCCGTACGCAACTGCGATTGCCAGGCGTCCGTCAACGCATTGGTACCGAACATTTCCGTATCGCTTGGTATTCCACTCGTACTCGCCGCCGGTACGATTCAGCTCATCGCAGATATCTGCCCAAGTTGCGATCCGTCCAGCAGCTCGTTTACCTTTAACTTCTTTGATAATATCTTGCCTGATGTACTCCCAGGCGATCAAAGCTTCAGCTTCTCGCCTACGACGATCAGCTCTCCGACCTGCATTACCGTCTTGCCAATTCTCCCAATCGTGACAGGTCTTGTCGTAACAGGTACCGGCGTACAGACATTTACGGCAACAGGGGCTCAGGAGACTGTAACCTACTCCCTCACCTTGGCGGAAACAGGTCTCGGCCTGCCTGATGTCATCCTCCTGACACTCACCAACTCTGCTGGTGTCCTTGTCTTCAGTGCAACTGTCACTGTCGTACCAGACGAACAATTGCTGGTTGCCGATTGCATCACTTTCGGAGATATCGTCATCACTTCTCCGTAAGCAAAACAAAAAAGATGATTACCAATCAGGCGGGAGAAGAGCAGCACTTCTCCCGTTTTTTCTATGGATAAACAGTCACTACAATACAGGCACCAATTCCCACCCCGTACATATGTCTATATGGGAACGCCAGAGGGAAAAAGGAGGACAACACTGTGTACAAAAGGAAAATCTCCAATGCGAATAAGCCGAAAGAAAATGAGAAGCTCCTCCTGCTAAAAAAACAAGCACACTATTACGAAGACAAAGCAAACCAACTCATGCAAGAAGTGTGGCACCTACAGAAGCAGATAGAGGATACATCCGAAAAAAACGAAGCATACAGAGAGCAGCTTGAACAATTGAACCAAACTCTTGAAGATTTGGACAGAAAAGGGACAGAATGGAAACAGCGTTTGAACGATTCACAAGACATGCTTCAAGAAATGAAAGGCAAGCTCGACTACTACGAGCATCTCCTGAAACAGCGCGAAAATGCCATAAACGATCACCAGGAAACAGAGGCAAGGCTAAAGAATTCGATCGACAGCCTGCAAAACGAGATCAGAGAGCAACGAAAAGGTCCACGGCTTGAAGAAATCATGTCCAAACATCAAGCTCAGGAAGCACATTTACGAGAGCACATTGAATTGCTCCAACGGCGAGTACAGATCTACGAACAAAAAGAGGCTCAATGGCAGACAACGTTACACGAACAAGAACAGCAGCAGCTGAGTAAAATCGAGGAGATCCTGCATGAACGCCAGCAGCATTTAGACATGATCGCACATCTGGAGCAGCAACAGCTTACGTGGAAACAAGCTTTGGATAATGTAAATAAAGAGTTTAAGAGTGCGCAGATCAGTCAGCAGGAGCAACTATCCAAAATTGAATATTTGAATCAGCTGTTGGATGACGCACGGGCCCGGGAAGAGCAGACACTCTCTGACCTACAGCAGCTTACAGAAGCAAGCGCAAAATGGGAGCAACGGGAGCAAGAACTACAGGTGCGGGAACAAAACCTCCACGCATTTGAGCATAGTCTCCAGGGCCAGGAGCAGGAACTTCACGATCTTGAGCAAGAGTTGCAGAGGCAAGGGCTGGAACTGCAATCTGTTGCGCGTAATCTGCAGACGAAAGAGCAGGATCTACTCTCTCTCGAACAAGAGCTCCAGTCGAAGGGGTTAGAGTTGCAGGCTCAGACGCAACACCTTCAAACACGGGAGCTGGAACTTCAAGGTATTGAGCAAGAACTTCAGGGGCAAGGACAGGAACTGCATTCTCAAGCGCGTAACCTGCAGACCAAAGAACAGGATCTACTCTCTCTCGAACAAGAAATCCAGTTGAAGGGGCTAGAGCTGCAGACTCAGACGCAACACCTACAAAAACGGGAGCAGGATCTTCTCGGTCTTGAACAAGAGCTTCAGACGCAATGGTTAGAACTGCATTCTCAAGCGGATAACCAGCAGACGAAAGAACAAGAGCTGCTCACTCTCAAGCAAGAGCTGCAGACCAAAGAACAAGAACTGCTTGTTACCGATGAAAATCTCCAAACGAAGAAGCTGGAACTGCATTCTCAGACACAAGCTCTTCAAGCACGGGAGCAGGATCTTCTCGGTCTTGAGCAAGAGCTACAGGCTAAGGAACTGGAGCTACATTCTCAGACGCAAGTCCTTCAAGCACAGGAGCAGGAACTTCTCGGTCTCGAACAAGAGCTTCAAAAGCAAGGACATGACCTTCAATCCCTAGCTCATAACCTGCAAACGAAAGAACAACAACTCACTTCCAAAGAGTTAGAGCTGCAATCTGTGACGCAAGAACTTCAAGCACGAGAGCAGGAACTTCTCGGTCTCGAGCAAAAGCTTCAGACGCAAGAGCAAGCCCTTCATTCCCTAACTCAAAACCTGCAAACAAAAGAACAACAGCTCCAGTCCAAAGAGCTAGAGCTGCATTCTCAGACTCAAGACCTCCACTCACGGGAGCAGGAACTTCTCGATCTCGAGCAAAAGCTTCAGACGCAAGAGCAAGAACTTCAATCCCTAACTCAAAACCTGCAAACAAAAGAACAACAGCTCCAGGCCAAAGAGCTAGACCTGCATTCTCTTTCGCAAGAACTCCAGGCACGGGAGCAGGACCTTCACGTTCTCGAGCAAGAACTTCAGACGCAAGGGCAAGAACTTCAATCCCTAACTCAAAACCTGCAAACGAAAGAACAACAGCTCCAGTCCAAAGAGCTAGAGCT from the Brevibacillus brevis genome contains:
- a CDS encoding BMQ_0737 family morphogenetic spore coat protein — protein: MKHHVKPIMGRQLPTPTPTATPPISNNLQEECIRVNKVYDWVVLANSYRNKIALPDDCQALVDAAIRAGQDITLSCVEPVSPGPTCRVVSIRRENITVGGTTVRVGVVRFVFGATVLVRVFADGTPLCEFTTTVQFDQEVVLCLPEPLDEDNILCRISAFECSPTGTVLLGGMVQLDVIVCVEIQVEAEVKLEVLAKFCAPRPNNIPIPSPTPSFRCPPITFPPQCPPIFPVRNCDCQASVNALVPNISVSLGIPLVLAAGTIQLIADICPSCDPSSSSFTFNFFDNILPDVLPGDQSFSFSPTTISSPTCITVLPILPIVTGLVVTGTGVQTFTATGAQETVTYSLTLAETGLGLPDVILLTLTNSAGVLVFSATVTVVPDEQLLVADCITFGDIVITSP
- a CDS encoding glycosyltransferase family 2 protein codes for the protein MPTSQMPLISIIIPVKNEGDNVRSTITSLLNTRTTYPYEVIVVDDASTDNGCHFLQGQGQNEKIKLITTEGIGAAAARNLGVDHARGNYFIFCDAHLSFENFWIDRMMELILTKKADGVAPGIASMTEPHKIGYGQNLNQKLEITWYPKPTGPAPVAILPGGCFLVTREAFMKVGGFDRGFRIWGFEDIEFSIKMWLFGYTCMVQPSVKILHLFRQVHPYTVAHEHIYYNMLRMAYSHFNEQRIEGAKKLVLYANASEITDDVLTCGAAAQRVRYAAQRKFDDNWFFQKFKIPF